The proteins below come from a single Papaver somniferum cultivar HN1 chromosome 11, ASM357369v1, whole genome shotgun sequence genomic window:
- the LOC113321698 gene encoding ubiquitin carboxyl-terminal hydrolase 13-like isoform X1, giving the protein METLFVSRNPFPADSMTRCRYPHVPSFLKYVMNRRVVRFQYLEKLKEDDFSLELSKVFTYDYVTERIAPHLGLDDPTNISLTPHNCYSQQPIAQAIKYQGFDHLSEM; this is encoded by the exons ATGGAGACATTATTTGTTTCCAGAAACCCCTTCCCAGCCGATAGTATGACACGATGCCGTTATCCACATGTTCCTTCTTTTCTAAAATATGTTATGAATCGTCGG GTTGTACGCTTCCAATATCTGGAGAAACTGAAGGAAGATGATTTCTCTCTAGAGCT GTCGAAGGTATTTACTTATGATTATGTCACGGAAAGAATTGCTCCACATCTTGGTTTGGATGACCCAACCAATATCAGTCTTACTCCTCACAACTGTTACTCGCAGCAACCTATAGCTCAAGCCATTAAGTACCAAGGTTTTGACCACTTGTCTGAGATGTGA
- the LOC113321698 gene encoding ubiquitin carboxyl-terminal hydrolase 13-like isoform X2: MAGLSPDEEIKLFEVVRFQYLEKLKEDDFSLELSKVFTYDYVTERIAPHLGLDDPTNISLTPHNCYSQQPIAQAIKYQGFDHLSEM; this comes from the exons ATGGCTGGATTATCTCCAGATGAAGAGATAAAACTTTTTGAG GTTGTACGCTTCCAATATCTGGAGAAACTGAAGGAAGATGATTTCTCTCTAGAGCT GTCGAAGGTATTTACTTATGATTATGTCACGGAAAGAATTGCTCCACATCTTGGTTTGGATGACCCAACCAATATCAGTCTTACTCCTCACAACTGTTACTCGCAGCAACCTATAGCTCAAGCCATTAAGTACCAAGGTTTTGACCACTTGTCTGAGATGTGA
- the LOC113321697 gene encoding MADS-box transcription factor 51-like: protein MGKRRIEIHKIEDRKKRNVSFTKRRQGLFKKAADLCRLTGADISLLVISPGGKPHTFSSSSSSSISLNDLNYRLSNTINVKEEKVADDETARVSDDGFWWNNLNPEEIDSIEMLTAVRNQLLDVKEKVAQRKQELLAAAAKPIDIATSTSTTTTCTVVEKMKEDSSLMEDDLGMLLSDCYDDAQNWLPSIDDSGMLFEGLDYHESWLPVC, encoded by the coding sequence ATGGGTAAGCGAAGGATTGAGATCCATAAGATTGAAGATAGAAAAAAGAGAAATGTTTCCTTCACTAAGAGACGACAAGGGCTATTCAAGAAAGCCGCTGATCTGTGCCGTCTTACCGGTGCTGATATTTCTCTGTTAGTAATCTCACCTGGTGGTAAACCCcacactttttcttcttcttcttcttcttctatttctttgaATGATCTAAATTATAGGTTAAGCAATACCATTAAtgttaaagaagaaaaagttgctgATGATGAGACGGCTAGGGTTTCTGATGATGGGTTTTGGTGGAATAACCTAAACCCAGAAGAAATTGATAGTATTGAAATGTTAACGGCTGTAAGAAATCAATTACTTGATGTGAAAGAGAAGGTTGCACAGAGAAAGCAAGAGTTgctagcagcagcagcaaaaccaATTGATATTGCTACCTCTACTTCTACAACTACTACTTGTACTGttgtagagaagatgaaggaggatTCTTCTCTGATGGAGGATGATTTAGGAATGTTATTATCAGATTGCTATGATGATGCTCAGAATTGGTTGCCTTCTATTGATGATTCGGGAATGTTatttgagggtttagattatcatGAGAGTTGGTTGCCTGTCTGTTGA